GTTAAATTAAGTGATTAAAAGGAGGAACAATTTATGACTTAATGGTTATTAACATGTGTCGATTTAAAAGAAGAACAAAAGATTTACCTTCAGGATAATTTTCCAACAATTAGGGTTGTTTCAATTGACTTGTTAGCTGTATCAGATTACGAAAAAGTGACTATTATCTATGGATGGTCTGATAAGCTTCCTTCATTGACTCATTTTCCTTCTTTAAAATGGTTACAAACTCTTTCAGCTGGAGTGAATTATTTACCATTAGAAGAATTGGCTAAACGAGATATTCTGGTGACAACAACAAGTGGTATTCATGGTCATCAAATGACTGAGAGTGTTCTAGGAATGCTGTTTAGCTATACTAGAAATATTCGCGAATCTATTTTAAAACAAGAAAAACATGAATGGGGGATAGTAAATACCGGAACTGATTTAGTTGATAAACGGGTGTTAATTTTTGGGACAGGAAGTATCGCACAACAATTAGCAAAAACGTTACAAGTATTTGGTTGTGATGTCTTTGGAATTAATCGAAGTGGAAGACAGGTGGATCATTTTACACAAACGTTTAATTATCAAGAGGGGAAAAGTAAGTTAAATACAATGGATATTGTAATTAACTTACTGCCTGGGACAAAGGAGACGTATCATTATTTTAATGACGATCTATTTTCTAATATGAAAGATGGTGTGGTCTTTATCAATATGGGACGTGGTACTTCAGTTAGTACAAGTGATTTAATTTCTCATATTAAGACAGAAAAAATAGGATTTGTAGCACTGGATGTTTTTGAAGAAGAACCTTTACCTAAAGACAGTGAGTTGTGGAATTTACAAAATGTTTTAATTCCCCCCCACATATCCGGTGCAACGGATAAATATAATGACCGTGCATTTACTATTTTAACGGATAATTTAATTAAATTTATGAATCATGAAGAGTTAAAAAATGTTGTGGATTTAAATTTAGGGTATTAACTTAATTATAAGCAGGTAGCCTCTTATTTTTATAAGGGGCTTTTGATAATGCTTTGTAGGATATGTCATATATTTTTGATAAAAAGTGTTTAGAGAATTATAGTTAATTTAGTCATATATATATGTCATTTTTTAGAGAGGAAATTATGAATCGCATAAAAGAATATCGTAAGCAACAAGGATTATCACAAGCTGAACTGGCAAAACGTGTCGGAGTGGCACGTCAGACGATTAACTTAATTGAAAATACAACGTATAATCCATCATTAGAATTATGTATAAATATAGCCAAAGAACTTCAAACAGACTTGAATACACTATTTTGGAACGTAGAAGGTGAGGAATAAAAATGAAGAATATAGAACAAACATTACTTAAACATTTTGTTGGTTACATTGATGATAGAGATGAATACCAACAAAAAATGATTATTAAAATATTGGCAGATGCTAATATGATGACCTTTATTTTACTAACGGTTTGTATGATGATTAGTTTTATCTGGGATGCTTGGCATCATACAGTGTCATTAGGAACAATCTTTTTATTTTTAATTCAGCAATTGAATTCTTATTATATTTTAGTAAAAACAAAGAAATTTGATGTTCTTAAAACAGAAGTATTTGATGAAGATAGCTATAAAAAAGAATTGGGTAAAATTAAAAAAAGTGCCATTTTATCAGGCATTAACTGGGGGATTTCCATGTTCGCTTGGATGGAATTTTTATTTCCACTTATACTAAATGAGCCCATTGAATTAAAATGGTTTAATGTATGTGTGTGATTTATTGCAAGTATACTATTTGGTGGATCAGTGTATGTAATTGGTAAAGGAAAATTGAAATTAATCAAAGAATAAAAAAGATTAGGTTATCCAATAAACTGAATAACCTAATCTTTTATTTATTTATTTATTTATTTTTTACACACACCACTTCAGGAGCAAAGACATCTTTTTGTAAAAGAGTCAATAAGCCAGTTTCTTTGTTTCTTTCAAACAGAGTTAAGTTATCTGAATTTTGATTTGCTACAACAATAAAGTCTTCATTTTTTGATAGGTTAAAGTCACGAGGGAAATCTCCCTCCACTGAAATCCACTGTAATGTGTTTAGTGTTTTACCATCTTCTGATACTTCATAAACCACAAGTGAATTATGTCCCCTATTAGATGCATATAAGAATTTACCATTTTTTGAAATACGAATAGCAGCCCCACCGTTAAATTCAGTATGAGTTTCAGGTAAAGTTGAAATGGTTTGAAGTGCTTTAAAGCTACCAGTTGCAACATCGTAATCTAAAGCAATCACGTTGCTTGATAATTCACCGAATAAATAAGCGATTGGTTTTGTTGGATGAAATACAAGATGACGAGGTCCAGTGCCAGGAGTAGCTATAAATTTAGCTACTTCGGTTAATTTACCATTATTGTCGACATCATAGGTATAGACTGTGTCATTTCCTAAATCGCAGACTACTAATCGGTTATCAGGTGTTAAATCGGCATAATGGACATGAGGGCCGTCTTGATTTTCATGGGGACCGTTACCAGTATCTTGGATTTTATCAGCAAGTGAGACAGCCCCGTTTTCATCAATAGTATAAGAATATAAAATTCCTTGATGATAGTTTGCTCCGTAGACCACTTGTCGCTTATTATCAACAGCGACATAGCAAGGAGGAGCTCCTTCTACCATGACACGATTGATTAAAGTATACTCTCCATTTTCTTCTGTTTTGTAGCTAGCGACTCCACCTAGATTGCCTTCTTTTGCTACTGAATATAAAATCCCTTTGTTTGATACATCTAGATAAGTTGGGTTGTCTTCGTTTATTAAGTGATTTAAGTGAACAAGCTCTTTCTTTTTTGTATCTAATGAGATTTCATAAATCCCTTGACTGATTCTTCTTGTATATGAGCCTAATAAAAATTTTTCCACGTCACTCATTCCTTTCGCGTTGATGCGTTTATTATAGCATTAGAATAAATTATACGCACTTTTGAGATAAAATATGAAATGAAATATTCTTTTGTTTATTAGATAATACTAGGAATCTATTGTTATGATGATAAAATTAGTGAAATTCCCATACAGAAGAGAGGATGAAAAAAGACGGTCAACCTTGTTTATTGGTTACTGATTGTAGTAAGATGATGAATGAAGGATATTATGTAATAAGGAAAGAGTAAGGTAGATAATGAAAAAAAAGACAAAATCACAACACATAAAACCTAAAAGTTTTCAAAGCACTCGTTTTACTGTCGAACAAGAGGATGAGTTATTACCATTTCTATTGACACACATTAATAAAAGTCGTAATGCGGTAAAATCTATTTTAACTAGAGGGCAAGTTGAGGTAAATAATACTCCGACAACAAAACACAATTATAAATTAACAAGTGGTGATGTTGTTAGTATTCAAAGTAATGAATCTTTAATGAAAGAAAAAGCGTTAATAGGCTTATCAGTTGTTTATGAAGATGATGATATTATTGTGATTGATAAGGAAGCAGGGTTATTATCAGTTGCCACTGATAAAGGAAATGAACCCACAGCACATAATCAACTAATGGGTTATGTGAAAAGAGACCATCCTAAAAATCGAGTGTTCATTGTACATAGATTAGATAAGGATACATCTGGTGTCATGTTATTTGCTAAAAAAGAATCTGTGAAACATGCCTTACAAGATAGTTGGAAAGAGTCTGTTCAAGAAAGATTGTACACGGCATTAGTTGAAGGCAAAGTAAAAAAAGAAAATGACACGATTACTTCTTGGTTAACTGAAAGTAAAACCTTTAAAGTTTATTCAAGTCCGAATGACAATGGCGGGAAAAAAGCGATTACCCATTATAAAGTAACGCGACAAAATAATGATTATAGTTTGTTGGAAGTGTCACTTGAAACTGGACGGAAAAATCAAATTCGAGTTCATATGGAAAGTATTGGTCATCCTATTGTTGGCGATAAAAAATATGGCGCAACGAGTAATCCATTGAAACGGTTAGGATTGCATGCTACGACATTAGTATTTAGTCATCCCACTACTGGAAAAAAAATGGTGTTTAAATCTAAAATACCACGTTCATTTATAAAGAAAACACAAGTAAGT
This genomic stretch from Vagococcus sp. CY52-2 harbors:
- a CDS encoding helix-turn-helix transcriptional regulator — translated: MNRIKEYRKQQGLSQAELAKRVGVARQTINLIENTTYNPSLELCINIAKELQTDLNTLFWNVEGEE
- a CDS encoding NAD(P)-dependent oxidoreductase, whose translation is MLAVSDYEKVTIIYGWSDKLPSLTHFPSLKWLQTLSAGVNYLPLEELAKRDILVTTTSGIHGHQMTESVLGMLFSYTRNIRESILKQEKHEWGIVNTGTDLVDKRVLIFGTGSIAQQLAKTLQVFGCDVFGINRSGRQVDHFTQTFNYQEGKSKLNTMDIVINLLPGTKETYHYFNDDLFSNMKDGVVFINMGRGTSVSTSDLISHIKTEKIGFVALDVFEEEPLPKDSELWNLQNVLIPPHISGATDKYNDRAFTILTDNLIKFMNHEELKNVVDLNLGY
- a CDS encoding DUF3278 domain-containing protein; the encoded protein is MKNIEQTLLKHFVGYIDDRDEYQQKMIIKILADANMMTFILLTVCMMISFIWDAWHHTVSLGTIFLFLIQQLNSYYILVKTKKFDVLKTEVFDEDSYKKELGKIKKSAILSGINWGISMFAWMEFLFPLILNEPIELKWFNVCV
- a CDS encoding lactonase family protein; this encodes MSDVEKFLLGSYTRRISQGIYEISLDTKKKELVHLNHLINEDNPTYLDVSNKGILYSVAKEGNLGGVASYKTEENGEYTLINRVMVEGAPPCYVAVDNKRQVVYGANYHQGILYSYTIDENGAVSLADKIQDTGNGPHENQDGPHVHYADLTPDNRLVVCDLGNDTVYTYDVDNNGKLTEVAKFIATPGTGPRHLVFHPTKPIAYLFGELSSNVIALDYDVATGSFKALQTISTLPETHTEFNGGAAIRISKNGKFLYASNRGHNSLVVYEVSEDGKTLNTLQWISVEGDFPRDFNLSKNEDFIVVANQNSDNLTLFERNKETGLLTLLQKDVFAPEVVCVKNK
- a CDS encoding RluA family pseudouridine synthase, with the translated sequence MKKKTKSQHIKPKSFQSTRFTVEQEDELLPFLLTHINKSRNAVKSILTRGQVEVNNTPTTKHNYKLTSGDVVSIQSNESLMKEKALIGLSVVYEDDDIIVIDKEAGLLSVATDKGNEPTAHNQLMGYVKRDHPKNRVFIVHRLDKDTSGVMLFAKKESVKHALQDSWKESVQERLYTALVEGKVKKENDTITSWLTESKTFKVYSSPNDNGGKKAITHYKVTRQNNDYSLLEVSLETGRKNQIRVHMESIGHPIVGDKKYGATSNPLKRLGLHATTLVFSHPTTGKKMVFKSKIPRSFIKKTQVSK